The following are encoded in a window of Candidatus Cetobacterium colombiensis genomic DNA:
- the pheS gene encoding phenylalanine--tRNA ligase subunit alpha, which produces MKNKLNALKDEASLIIQKATTLQEIDEIRVKYLGKKGEFTEVSKSMRDLSPEERPAFGQMVNEVKNTITTLIEEKTNEIKEKVKKEQLESETLDISLPGKTVSTGGLHPITETMNFLKNIFVEMGFDVAEGPEVEFTSYNFDALNIPETHPSRDLQDTFYMSENVVLRTHTSPVQARYMEKHQPPFRMVCPGKVYRNDYDISHTPMFHQMEGLMVGPDVSFANLKAMLEQFVTRVFGETKVRFRPHFFPFTEPSAEMDVQCVICKGEGCRLCKHSGWLEIMGCGMVDPAVLGAVGYDSEEVSGFAFGMGIERITMLRYGIDDLRAFFENDVRFLKQFK; this is translated from the coding sequence ATGAAAAATAAGCTGAATGCTTTGAAGGATGAAGCTAGTTTAATTATCCAAAAAGCAACAACACTACAAGAAATTGATGAAATTAGAGTTAAGTACTTAGGGAAAAAAGGTGAATTCACAGAGGTTTCTAAGTCAATGAGAGATTTATCTCCTGAAGAAAGACCTGCTTTTGGACAGATGGTAAATGAAGTAAAAAATACTATAACAACTTTAATAGAAGAAAAAACAAATGAAATAAAAGAAAAAGTAAAAAAAGAACAGTTAGAATCTGAAACGTTGGATATTTCATTACCTGGAAAAACAGTTTCAACGGGTGGTTTACATCCAATTACAGAAACTATGAATTTTTTAAAAAATATATTTGTAGAAATGGGATTTGATGTTGCTGAGGGACCAGAAGTAGAGTTTACTTCTTATAATTTTGATGCATTAAATATACCTGAAACACACCCATCAAGAGATTTACAAGATACGTTTTATATGAGTGAAAATGTAGTTTTAAGAACACATACATCACCAGTACAAGCTAGATATATGGAAAAACACCAGCCACCATTTAGAATGGTTTGCCCAGGTAAAGTTTATAGAAATGATTACGATATATCGCATACACCAATGTTCCACCAAATGGAAGGTTTAATGGTTGGTCCAGATGTTTCTTTTGCAAACTTAAAAGCTATGCTAGAGCAGTTTGTAACAAGAGTTTTTGGAGAAACTAAAGTTAGATTTAGACCACACTTTTTCCCATTTACAGAGCCAAGTGCAGAAATGGACGTACAATGTGTAATTTGTAAAGGTGAAGGATGCAGACTGTGTAAGCACAGTGGTTGGTTAGAAATAATGGGATGTGGAATGGTTGATCCAGCTGTTTTAGGAGCTGTTGGATACGATTCAGAAGAAGTATCAGGATTTGCATTTGGAATGGGAATTGAAAGAATTACAATGTTAAGATATGGGATTGATGATTTAAGAGCATTCTTTGAAAATGATGTAAGATTCCTAAAGCAATTTAAATAA
- the pheT gene encoding phenylalanine--tRNA ligase subunit beta, giving the protein MLISLDWLKQYVDIKEDIKELENTLTMIGQEVEAIDEQGKDLAKVVIGQITEYGRHPEAEKLTLLKVNVGEEELQIVCGAPNHKLGDKVVVATIGAVLPGDFKIKKSKIRGVESQGMLCSEVELGLGTDGDGIIILPEDAPLGVEYRVYKKLNDVIFELEITPNRPDCLSYIGIAREIAAYYGRKIKWPEFESKSIIESINTGHIDVRIEDKERCKRFSGKVIKNIKVTESPEWLKNRLLSMGLKPINNVVDATNYILFECNQPLHAYDLTKIEDRKIVVRKALNGEKIVTLDGVERELNKDELVVADSQKPLGIAGIMGGESSKVTEETTEIFLECAYFTPENIRKTSKELGLSSDSSYRFERGLDIENTAEVLERAAELISQLTGGEILEGHIDKYIEKYEKIEIPLNIDKLRKFMGKNIEIDVVGKILTNLGIEIKTLNSTTILATPPSYRGDLTRTADLYEEIIRMYGFDNIENKMPEENIRPGVKDSMTIVVDEAKEVLAKLGLQEVINYSFISREAIKMLGITEKTLEITNPISDDMAVMRPTLIYSLLSNIKDNLNRNQNDLKFFEVSRVFTPKEDGLANETLRASIALSGKASKSLWDPRPEAMDFYTLKGFVEKFLEYMGITRYQLERSEDKNFHPGRSADIRIGKIKIGTFGEIHPDLAENMDIKRERAYVAELDLTSLLNYRAKKVKYERIVKYPEVTRDLAIVLDRDVLVGKMLEDIKKSLNLIESVAIFDVYQGDKIEADKKSVAISIVLRKKDGTLEENDINITVDKILTLIAKNYNGEIRQ; this is encoded by the coding sequence ATGTTAATTTCGTTGGATTGGTTGAAGCAATATGTCGATATAAAAGAGGACATAAAAGAGCTTGAAAATACTTTGACTATGATTGGTCAAGAGGTTGAGGCTATAGATGAGCAAGGAAAAGATTTAGCAAAGGTTGTTATAGGACAAATAACAGAATACGGAAGACATCCTGAAGCTGAAAAATTAACTCTTTTAAAAGTAAACGTAGGGGAAGAGGAACTTCAAATAGTTTGTGGTGCACCAAATCATAAATTAGGAGATAAAGTTGTTGTAGCAACAATTGGAGCAGTTTTACCTGGAGACTTTAAAATAAAAAAGAGTAAAATTAGAGGGGTAGAATCTCAAGGAATGCTATGTTCTGAAGTAGAATTAGGACTTGGAACTGATGGAGATGGAATTATCATTCTTCCAGAAGATGCTCCTTTAGGTGTAGAATATAGAGTTTATAAAAAATTAAACGATGTTATATTTGAACTAGAAATTACTCCAAATAGACCTGACTGTTTATCTTATATAGGAATTGCAAGAGAAATAGCAGCTTATTATGGAAGAAAAATCAAGTGGCCAGAATTTGAATCTAAAAGTATAATAGAGAGCATAAATACAGGTCATATAGATGTAAGAATTGAAGATAAAGAGAGATGTAAAAGATTCTCTGGAAAAGTTATAAAAAATATAAAGGTGACTGAGTCTCCAGAATGGTTAAAGAATAGATTACTTTCAATGGGATTAAAACCAATAAATAATGTTGTAGACGCAACAAACTACATATTATTTGAATGTAATCAACCTTTACATGCTTATGATTTAACTAAGATAGAAGATAGAAAAATAGTTGTAAGAAAAGCATTAAATGGAGAAAAAATAGTAACATTAGATGGTGTTGAAAGAGAATTAAATAAGGATGAACTTGTTGTTGCAGATTCACAAAAACCATTAGGAATAGCAGGAATAATGGGTGGAGAATCTAGTAAAGTTACAGAAGAAACAACTGAGATATTCTTAGAATGTGCATACTTTACTCCTGAAAACATCAGAAAAACTTCAAAAGAATTAGGATTATCAAGTGATTCTTCTTATAGATTTGAAAGAGGGCTTGATATAGAAAATACAGCTGAAGTTTTAGAAAGAGCAGCAGAATTAATTTCCCAATTAACAGGTGGAGAAATTTTAGAAGGACATATTGATAAATATATTGAAAAATATGAAAAAATAGAAATTCCTTTAAACATAGACAAATTAAGAAAGTTTATGGGAAAAAATATAGAAATTGATGTAGTAGGAAAAATTCTTACAAATTTAGGAATTGAAATAAAAACATTAAATTCAACAACAATATTAGCAACACCACCTTCTTATAGAGGAGACTTAACAAGGACAGCAGACTTATATGAAGAGATTATAAGAATGTATGGATTTGATAACATTGAAAATAAAATGCCAGAAGAAAATATCAGACCTGGTGTTAAAGATTCAATGACAATTGTTGTGGATGAAGCTAAAGAAGTTTTAGCAAAATTAGGTTTACAAGAAGTTATAAACTATAGTTTTATTTCAAGAGAAGCTATAAAGATGTTAGGAATAACTGAAAAAACTTTAGAGATAACAAATCCTATAAGTGATGATATGGCAGTTATGAGACCAACATTAATATATAGTTTATTATCTAATATAAAGGATAATTTAAACAGAAATCAAAACGATTTAAAATTCTTTGAAGTATCAAGAGTATTTACTCCAAAAGAAGATGGATTAGCAAACGAAACTTTGAGAGCTTCAATAGCTCTTTCAGGAAAAGCTTCTAAATCTTTATGGGATCCAAGACCAGAGGCAATGGATTTTTATACTTTAAAAGGATTTGTTGAAAAGTTTTTAGAGTATATGGGAATAACAAGATATCAATTAGAAAGATCAGAGGATAAAAACTTCCATCCAGGAAGAAGTGCCGATATAAGAATTGGAAAAATTAAAATTGGAACTTTTGGAGAAATTCATCCAGATTTAGCTGAAAACATGGACATAAAAAGAGAGAGAGCATATGTAGCTGAATTAGATTTAACATCTTTATTAAATTATAGAGCTAAGAAAGTTAAATATGAGAGAATTGTAAAATATCCAGAGGTAACAAGAGATTTAGCGATTGTTTTAGATAGAGATGTACTTGTTGGAAAAATGTTAGAAGACATTAAAAAGTCATTAAATCTAATTGAAAGTGTTGCTATATTTGACGTTTATCAAGGAGATAAAATAGAGGCTGATAAAAAATCAGTAGCTATAAGCATCGTTTTAAGAAAGAAAGATGGAACCCTTGAAGAAAACGATATTAATATAACTGTTGATAAAATTTTAACATTAATAGCTAAAAACTATAATGGAGAAATTAGACAGTAA
- a CDS encoding L-serine ammonia-lyase, with the protein MDSLRELFKVGNGPSSSHTMGPERAAKRFKAENSDAASFRVELYGSLALTGKGHLTDYIIIETLKPKSTEIVWMPEYVHPYHTNGMKFIALDHEGNEIKSWLVFSVGGGTIMEDGQQRQGGSKVYSFGTMAEIMSWCEKNKKELWEFVTENEGESIWYFLDQIRTALEEAVQTGLSKNGILPGTIRLQRRAQSFYRKARNDKSRGGFVGRIFAYTLAVSEENGGGGRVVTAPTCGAAGVIPGLMYALKEEYSLTNDEVLKGLAIAGLIGNIIKENATISGAEGGCQAEVGSACAMAAGMACFILGGSLEQIEYAAEMALEHHLGLTCDPVGGYVQIPCIERNAAAAVRALDAAQYALYTDGKHSISFDQVVKTMGETGRDLKEEYKETSLGGLAKYQFDGNC; encoded by the coding sequence ATGGATTCACTAAGAGAATTATTTAAGGTTGGAAATGGACCATCAAGCTCTCATACAATGGGACCGGAGAGAGCAGCAAAAAGATTCAAGGCAGAAAACTCAGATGCAGCAAGTTTTAGAGTGGAGTTATATGGGTCACTTGCATTAACAGGAAAAGGGCACTTAACAGACTATATTATTATAGAAACGTTAAAGCCAAAATCAACGGAAATTGTATGGATGCCAGAGTATGTTCATCCTTACCACACTAACGGAATGAAGTTTATAGCTTTAGATCATGAGGGGAATGAGATAAAGTCTTGGCTAGTATTTTCTGTAGGTGGAGGAACTATTATGGAAGATGGACAGCAAAGACAAGGTGGATCAAAAGTTTATTCTTTTGGAACAATGGCAGAAATTATGTCATGGTGTGAAAAAAATAAAAAAGAGTTATGGGAATTTGTTACTGAGAACGAAGGGGAATCAATTTGGTATTTCTTAGATCAAATAAGAACTGCTTTAGAAGAAGCTGTTCAAACAGGACTTTCTAAAAATGGTATATTACCAGGAACAATAAGATTACAAAGAAGAGCTCAATCTTTCTATAGAAAAGCTAGAAATGATAAATCTAGAGGTGGATTTGTAGGAAGAATCTTCGCTTATACATTAGCTGTATCAGAAGAGAATGGAGGAGGAGGTAGAGTTGTTACTGCCCCTACTTGTGGAGCTGCAGGTGTAATTCCTGGATTAATGTATGCTTTAAAAGAGGAATATAGCCTAACAAATGACGAAGTACTAAAGGGTCTTGCAATAGCAGGATTAATCGGTAACATAATAAAAGAAAATGCTACTATATCAGGAGCAGAAGGTGGATGTCAAGCAGAGGTTGGATCAGCTTGTGCAATGGCAGCAGGAATGGCATGTTTCATATTAGGTGGATCATTAGAGCAAATCGAATATGCAGCAGAAATGGCATTAGAGCACCACTTAGGATTAACATGTGACCCAGTTGGTGGATATGTACAAATACCTTGTATTGAAAGAAACGCAGCAGCAGCAGTAAGAGCTTTAGATGCAGCTCAATATGCATTATATACTGATGGAAAGCATAGTATTTCATTCGACCAAGTTGTAAAAACAATGGGAGAAACAGGAAGAGACTTAAAAGAGGAGTACAAAGAAACTTCTCTAGGAGGACTTGCAAAATACCAATTTGATGGGAATTGCTAA
- the pth gene encoding aminoacyl-tRNA hydrolase — translation MKLIVGLGNPGKEYDRTRHNVGFDIIDEFAEKKGFNSFKEKFQGLITEKTIDGEKVILLKPQTYMNLSGNSIVQVVKFYKIDVANDLVVVYDDMDLPLGKIRVKTNGSAGGHNGIKSIISHLGQDFVRVKCGIGKAKNKDENINFVLGRFTKEESEIVNPMFITVSDLLDDVLKNTQTDKIMQKYNKK, via the coding sequence ATGAAGTTAATAGTAGGACTAGGAAATCCAGGGAAAGAGTATGATAGAACAAGACATAATGTAGGATTTGATATAATAGATGAGTTTGCAGAAAAAAAAGGATTTAATTCTTTTAAAGAAAAATTCCAAGGATTAATAACAGAAAAGACAATAGATGGAGAAAAAGTAATTTTATTAAAACCGCAAACTTATATGAATTTAAGTGGGAATTCTATAGTTCAAGTAGTTAAGTTTTATAAGATAGATGTAGCTAATGATTTGGTAGTTGTTTATGATGATATGGATTTACCTTTAGGAAAAATAAGAGTTAAAACAAACGGAAGTGCAGGTGGACACAATGGAATAAAATCTATTATATCTCATTTAGGTCAAGACTTTGTAAGAGTAAAATGTGGAATTGGAAAAGCTAAAAATAAGGATGAAAATATAAACTTTGTTTTAGGTAGGTTTACAAAAGAAGAGTCAGAAATTGTAAATCCAATGTTCATAACAGTTTCAGATTTGTTAGATGATGTATTAAAAAACACTCAAACAGATAAAATAATGCAGAAATATAACAAAAAGTAA